A window of Sphingobacterium sp. SRCM116780 contains these coding sequences:
- a CDS encoding ExbD/TolR family protein codes for MNLRSRKNKPTAEVHTSALNDIMFFLMLFFLLASAVANPQVVKLLLPKSSAGEQSVSKKTLTVSITSDLAYHVDKAVVPYEALEAAIQSQIRTGEELTIMMYVDNTVPIQNVISVMDIANRLKIKVVLATEPKKD; via the coding sequence ATGAATTTAAGAAGTAGAAAAAATAAACCAACAGCAGAAGTGCATACTTCTGCATTGAACGATATCATGTTCTTTTTGATGTTGTTCTTTCTGTTGGCATCTGCTGTTGCCAATCCGCAAGTTGTGAAGTTACTGCTTCCAAAATCTAGCGCTGGAGAACAGTCTGTATCGAAAAAAACATTGACAGTGTCCATTACCTCTGATCTAGCGTATCATGTCGATAAGGCTGTAGTGCCTTACGAAGCATTGGAAGCAGCTATTCAGTCGCAAATACGAACTGGAGAAGAGTTGACGATCATGATGTATGTGGATAATACCGTACCCATTCAAAATGTAATTTCTGTGATGGATATTGCAAACCGTTTGAAAATAAAAGTTGTTCTGGCGACCGAACCAAAGAAGGATTAA
- a CDS encoding energy transducer TonB — MAYHLQHEENNFPKALGIATAIMGILVLISFFIIFGTKVPDEYGMGGMIVNYGTAEEGMGEDYMSVEEPSVDPNANNVKPDRVVPEEIPTPTPSQQVADKTVVTQDVEDAPAVTKSTKAVKTVAPETTKEIKDSKPTVNSNALYKGKKNNGTGSGDGTGTVPGNQGSKLGDPLASNYGAGGSGNGNMMLSIENRSFTQRPKIDDNGQQAGKVAVEFRVNQSGVIIYARAGVKGTTITDPGLLEKCEQAVRGARLNQLANAPDSQTGRIVFNFKLR, encoded by the coding sequence ATGGCTTACCATCTTCAACATGAGGAAAATAACTTCCCGAAGGCTTTAGGGATTGCCACTGCCATAATGGGGATTTTGGTTTTGATAAGTTTCTTTATCATTTTTGGTACTAAGGTACCAGACGAATACGGTATGGGTGGCATGATTGTGAATTATGGTACAGCTGAGGAAGGGATGGGAGAAGATTATATGAGTGTGGAGGAACCTTCGGTGGATCCAAATGCCAATAATGTAAAACCTGATCGTGTCGTGCCAGAAGAGATTCCTACGCCAACACCTTCTCAACAAGTGGCTGATAAAACTGTGGTTACACAAGATGTAGAAGATGCCCCTGCTGTGACAAAATCAACAAAAGCTGTCAAAACTGTGGCACCTGAAACAACGAAGGAAATCAAGGATAGTAAACCAACAGTCAATTCAAATGCACTTTATAAGGGCAAGAAGAATAATGGGACAGGTTCAGGTGATGGTACAGGTACAGTTCCTGGGAATCAAGGAAGTAAATTGGGCGATCCTTTGGCAAGTAATTATGGTGCAGGCGGTTCTGGTAATGGAAACATGATGCTTTCTATAGAAAACAGAAGTTTTACCCAAAGACCTAAAATAGATGATAATGGACAGCAAGCTGGTAAGGTTGCTGTTGAGTTTCGCGTGAATCAATCAGGTGTGATTATCTATGCTCGCGCAGGAGTGAAAGGAACAACGATTACAGATCCAGGTTTGTTGGAAAAATGTGAACAAGCTGTTCGTGGAGCTCGCTTGAATCAATTAGCAAATGCGCCTGATTCTCAAACAGGCAGAATTGTATTCAATTTTAAATTAAGATAA
- a CDS encoding MotA/TolQ/ExbB proton channel family protein: protein MSLIQSDSNLLDTLNQAAQQAVPVVKEENLSLIQMMMKGGWIMVPILLLLFIALIIFFERYLTIRKAAKYDVSLMSQVKGNVLSGKLDAALAVCRSSNSALGRMLQKGLLRVGRPIKDIEGAIENVGKLEVAKLEKNINILGIIAGIAPMLGFVGTIFGVITIFHDVEMAGGIDIGSVSGGLYVKMVASASGLTVGILAYIGYHILNMMVERLILRMETDAVEFIDLLDEPGV, encoded by the coding sequence ATGTCATTGATTCAGAGCGACAGCAATCTTTTGGACACCCTTAATCAGGCTGCACAACAAGCAGTTCCAGTAGTAAAAGAAGAAAATTTGAGTTTAATCCAAATGATGATGAAAGGGGGATGGATTATGGTTCCAATCTTACTTTTATTGTTTATAGCATTGATTATCTTTTTTGAACGTTATTTGACTATTCGTAAAGCAGCAAAATATGATGTTTCATTGATGTCACAGGTGAAAGGAAATGTCCTTTCTGGAAAACTGGACGCTGCGTTAGCGGTTTGTCGTTCAAGCAACTCTGCGTTGGGGCGTATGTTACAAAAAGGATTATTACGTGTGGGTCGTCCAATCAAAGATATTGAAGGAGCTATTGAAAACGTAGGTAAACTTGAGGTCGCTAAATTGGAAAAAAACATCAACATTTTAGGTATCATCGCCGGGATTGCACCTATGCTTGGGTTCGTTGGAACTATTTTTGGGGTAATTACAATCTTTCATGACGTCGAAATGGCGGGCGGTATTGACATCGGTTCTGTATCAGGTGGTCTTTATGTAAAAATGGTTGCTTCAGCATCTGGTTTAACAGTTGGTATCCTTGCTTATATTGGTTACCATATCTTAAACATGATGGTGGAACGTTTGATCTTACGTATGGAAACAGATGCAGTAGAATTTATTGATTTATTAGATGAGCCTGGCGTGTAA
- a CDS encoding tetratricopeptide repeat protein: MYKKIYQVGFALSLMATPALAQQTEWQQINKAYKSGMELLERGKFTSASEQFNRVEALRTKSSLQLDETEELTLLKENVRYYQAVCALELGETNAEGQFLKYIKDYPASANAKAAYFQIGKSYYAKKDYVKAIEWFTKIESKNLAGNESLEYRFKLGYSYFTTKNYTTAKPLFEALKDQKSEYQEASIYYYAYLCYLDAEYKTALNEFERLNGSKTFETSYPYYITALYFLDKRYDDVLDYALPILQSTKQENETEMFRIVAATYFIKGDLKSAKNYYDKFQAQDQGKTQNNQDSYQIGYIAYKLKDYDKAILELEKMTEPDAYYQSAMITLGDSFLKKGNKQSARNAFFKASKLDFDKDMQEEGLFNYAKLSYELEFHQVALASTQEYLKTYPKSKRQEEAKTLLAEVLLSTKNYRDAVDILETIPKRGKEANAAYQKVTYYRGLEYYNERAFENAISLFMRSEANRYDEEIYALATYWKAEAMYEVRKYGEAVTNFNKFLRLPAASKTDVYNYANYALAYAAFRNENYNTSANYFERFLATGGSQGIELNTRNDAIARLGDSYFSAKNYGKAMEQYDKLINAKAASQDYALFQRGIIQGLQGNNNGKIATLNSVISKYPSSNYADDVAFEIPYTYFLMGQSEQAISGLQTMVEKYPRSSYVPRALVTIGLVQYNQDNNDAALKTFQRVVDQYATTDEAKQAMRSIENIYLDNSDATGYIQYATGTNIGDLPKAEQDSRTFAVATTLFSRSNYKGSVEAVNAYFDKFPKPIQEKYARFIRAESNAALGNTDEALHDYNIILNDWTSAYTERTLVSVSQLYLKQKKYNEATQLLKKLELTSEYKSNYSYAINNLMVSYFEIGDYKEALNYSTAVKNYEKSSEEEIANAYLYAGKAYLKQSKRTEALKEFNLAALKSRTIVGAEARYNVALMQYENKEYDLAIKSAFDVSDSFSSYDYWVAKSFILMADAYVGKGDNFQAKSTLESVIENYEGKDDILPTAKARLEQLNKKK; the protein is encoded by the coding sequence ATGTATAAAAAGATTTACCAGGTAGGGTTTGCGCTAAGTTTGATGGCGACACCAGCGTTAGCACAGCAAACAGAATGGCAACAAATCAATAAAGCATACAAGTCCGGAATGGAGTTGTTGGAAAGAGGTAAGTTTACCTCTGCTTCCGAACAATTTAATCGTGTTGAAGCACTACGTACAAAATCCTCTTTGCAATTAGATGAAACTGAAGAATTGACATTGTTGAAAGAGAATGTTCGTTACTATCAAGCTGTTTGTGCTTTAGAGTTAGGTGAGACGAATGCGGAAGGTCAATTTCTGAAATATATTAAAGACTATCCGGCAAGTGCCAATGCTAAAGCAGCATATTTCCAAATTGGAAAATCTTATTATGCAAAAAAGGATTATGTAAAAGCAATCGAATGGTTTACGAAGATTGAAAGCAAAAATCTTGCAGGTAATGAAAGTTTAGAATATCGTTTTAAATTAGGTTATTCTTATTTTACGACTAAAAACTATACCACAGCTAAACCACTCTTTGAAGCATTAAAAGATCAAAAATCTGAATATCAGGAAGCATCAATCTATTATTATGCCTATTTATGTTATTTAGACGCGGAATATAAAACTGCTTTGAATGAATTTGAACGCTTAAATGGTTCGAAAACATTTGAAACAAGTTATCCTTACTATATTACAGCTTTATATTTCTTGGATAAACGTTATGATGATGTTTTGGATTATGCATTACCTATTTTGCAGAGTACAAAACAAGAAAATGAAACGGAGATGTTCCGTATTGTAGCGGCAACATACTTTATCAAAGGCGATTTAAAATCTGCTAAAAATTACTACGATAAATTTCAAGCACAAGATCAAGGAAAAACCCAAAATAATCAAGATAGTTATCAAATCGGTTATATCGCTTATAAATTGAAAGATTATGATAAGGCGATTCTGGAGTTGGAGAAAATGACGGAACCAGATGCATATTATCAAAGTGCGATGATTACGTTAGGAGATTCATTCTTGAAAAAAGGAAATAAGCAATCTGCACGTAATGCTTTTTTCAAAGCATCGAAATTGGATTTTGATAAAGACATGCAAGAAGAAGGTTTATTCAACTATGCTAAACTTTCTTATGAACTAGAATTTCACCAAGTAGCTTTGGCTTCGACACAAGAATATTTAAAAACGTATCCAAAGTCAAAACGTCAGGAAGAAGCCAAAACGTTGTTAGCAGAAGTTTTATTAAGCACTAAGAATTACCGCGATGCGGTTGATATTTTGGAAACTATTCCAAAAAGAGGAAAAGAAGCAAATGCTGCTTATCAAAAAGTAACTTACTACCGTGGTTTAGAATATTATAATGAACGTGCTTTTGAAAATGCGATTTCTCTCTTTATGCGTTCCGAAGCAAATCGTTATGATGAAGAAATCTATGCTTTAGCAACTTATTGGAAAGCTGAAGCTATGTATGAAGTACGTAAGTATGGTGAAGCAGTAACTAATTTTAATAAATTTTTACGTTTACCAGCAGCAAGTAAAACAGATGTGTATAACTATGCTAATTATGCATTGGCTTATGCGGCATTTAGAAATGAAAATTACAATACCTCAGCGAATTATTTCGAACGGTTCTTAGCGACTGGCGGTTCTCAAGGAATTGAGCTCAATACCCGTAATGATGCAATTGCTCGTCTTGGAGATTCGTATTTTTCTGCTAAAAACTATGGCAAAGCCATGGAACAATATGATAAGCTGATCAATGCGAAAGCTGCTAGCCAAGATTATGCCTTATTCCAACGCGGTATCATCCAAGGATTACAAGGTAATAACAATGGCAAGATTGCAACATTGAATTCTGTTATCTCAAAATATCCGTCTTCAAATTATGCAGATGATGTTGCTTTTGAGATTCCTTATACTTACTTCTTGATGGGACAGTCAGAGCAGGCGATTTCGGGTTTGCAAACGATGGTAGAGAAATACCCGCGTAGTAGTTATGTTCCACGCGCATTGGTAACCATTGGTTTAGTTCAATATAACCAAGATAATAATGACGCGGCATTAAAAACTTTCCAACGTGTGGTCGATCAGTATGCAACTACAGACGAAGCGAAGCAAGCGATGCGCTCTATTGAAAATATCTATTTGGATAATAGCGATGCTACTGGATATATACAATATGCTACAGGTACCAACATCGGAGACTTACCGAAAGCGGAACAGGATAGCCGTACATTTGCAGTCGCAACGACTTTATTTTCAAGGTCGAATTATAAAGGTTCGGTAGAAGCTGTGAATGCTTATTTTGATAAATTTCCAAAACCAATTCAAGAGAAATATGCACGTTTTATTCGTGCAGAAAGTAATGCCGCTTTGGGTAATACCGATGAAGCTCTTCATGATTACAATATTATCTTGAATGATTGGACAAGTGCTTATACTGAGCGTACTTTAGTGAGTGTGTCACAATTGTACTTGAAACAGAAAAAATATAATGAGGCGACTCAATTGTTGAAAAAACTTGAGCTGACTTCTGAATATAAATCAAATTATAGCTATGCGATCAATAATTTAATGGTCAGCTATTTTGAAATAGGAGATTACAAAGAAGCATTGAACTATTCAACCGCTGTTAAAAACTACGAAAAATCATCAGAAGAAGAGATTGCAAATGCTTACTTATATGCTGGTAAAGCTTATTTGAAACAAAGCAAACGTACGGAAGCATTAAAGGAATTTAATTTAGCCGCATTAAAGAGCCGTACAATTGTTGGCGCAGAAGCACGATACAATGTGGCTTTAATGCAGTATGAGAACAAAGAATACGATTTGGCAATCAAATCAGCATTTGATGTCTCAGACTCCTTTTCATCGTATGATTATTGGGTAGCGAAAAGCTTTATTTTAATGGCTGATGCATACGTAGGCAAAGGAGATAATTTCCAAGCGAAATCTACTTTAGAAAGTGTGATTGAGAACTATGAGGGTAAGGACGATATTTTGCCTACAGCAAAAGCTCGTTTAGAACAATTGAACAAAAAGAAATAG
- a CDS encoding APC family permease, whose product MNRQLKLWDAIMIVMGSMIGSGIFIVSSDMMRQLGSGWWVIIVWLITAVMTVSAAICYGELSSLFPKAGGQYTYLTEVFGKMTGFLYGWSLFTVIQTGTIAAVAVAFGKFAAYLIPQLNDAAPLYENGSFKITWIQILAIFIILILTFINTKGVRSGKIIQSFFTSSKIIALILLIIGGVFMIKENHFSENLSYGLDSFQNLKGEGWTGISGGLLLGGIAAAMVGSVFSSVAWENVTFIAGEIDNPKRNVVRAMVIGTSLVMLLYLFCNYVYLSALNREEIAFAVNDRVAVATAQKILGGTGTIIMAILVMISTFGCVNGIVLSGARVFQRMAKDGLFLKQVIPNNKNEVPERSLWIQGIWASLLCLSGQYGDLLDMISFVIVLFYMITVFAVIWLRIKKPQLERSYKTFGYPIVPLIYLLIGGTFCILLILYKPQYTWPGFILIVLGLPVYWLINKRGADVGKEIE is encoded by the coding sequence ATGAATCGACAACTCAAACTTTGGGATGCTATTATGATTGTAATGGGATCCATGATTGGAAGTGGAATTTTTATTGTTTCATCGGATATGATGCGACAATTGGGTTCAGGATGGTGGGTGATAATTGTTTGGCTAATTACCGCTGTTATGACAGTTTCAGCGGCCATTTGTTACGGTGAGTTATCTTCCTTATTTCCTAAAGCTGGTGGTCAGTACACCTATTTGACCGAGGTTTTTGGCAAAATGACAGGCTTCCTATATGGATGGAGTTTGTTTACCGTGATCCAAACCGGAACAATTGCCGCGGTTGCGGTCGCTTTTGGGAAATTTGCTGCTTATTTGATTCCTCAGCTAAATGATGCAGCCCCTCTTTATGAAAATGGTTCTTTTAAAATTACCTGGATTCAAATACTCGCTATTTTCATTATCCTGATACTCACATTTATCAACACCAAAGGAGTGAGAAGCGGAAAAATCATTCAGTCATTCTTTACTTCTTCCAAAATAATTGCTCTTATTCTTTTGATTATAGGTGGGGTTTTTATGATCAAGGAAAATCATTTTTCTGAAAACCTGAGCTATGGATTAGACTCCTTTCAAAACTTAAAAGGAGAAGGATGGACTGGTATAAGTGGTGGTTTACTTCTTGGAGGTATTGCGGCAGCAATGGTAGGTTCCGTTTTTAGTAGCGTTGCTTGGGAGAATGTCACCTTTATTGCTGGAGAAATTGATAATCCAAAGCGTAATGTTGTACGTGCGATGGTGATCGGAACCTCCTTAGTTATGTTGTTGTATTTATTCTGTAATTATGTTTATCTATCGGCATTAAATAGAGAGGAGATTGCATTCGCTGTCAACGACCGCGTAGCAGTAGCTACTGCCCAAAAGATATTAGGAGGAACAGGAACAATTATTATGGCTATTTTGGTGATGATCTCCACGTTTGGCTGTGTCAATGGTATCGTACTTTCTGGAGCTCGTGTCTTTCAACGGATGGCAAAAGATGGCCTGTTTTTGAAACAAGTTATTCCAAATAACAAAAATGAAGTACCAGAAAGATCGTTATGGATACAGGGTATCTGGGCTTCTCTGCTTTGTCTAAGCGGTCAGTATGGAGATTTGCTAGATATGATATCTTTTGTGATTGTACTCTTCTATATGATCACTGTTTTTGCTGTAATTTGGTTAAGAATCAAAAAACCACAACTGGAACGTTCTTATAAAACATTCGGATATCCTATTGTTCCATTGATTTATTTATTGATTGGAGGCACATTTTGTATCCTCCTGATTTTATATAAACCTCAATACACGTGGCCAGGTTTTATCCTCATCGTTTTAGGTCTCCCTGTTTATTGGTTGATCAATAAGCGGGGTGCTGACGTTGGTAAAGAAATAGAATAG
- a CDS encoding TonB-dependent receptor: MKKLHNTTVKKYTLATLLLGAGLPSFAQETPKKVDPATPVTIDSFDVVRDYKPILADAVKIRRSPDMTNKREYQPKLSYNNITDKKLDINTGLKELNVKELPFSQPADQTSNYIKLGVGNFNTILGEAYLAVDKFENTRFGLFAKHLNQKGDIEGQKFSTQDIGIFGRRVYQPFTLNGTLGYNRYATNFYGQVFDQTNTTLLNMTPEQQTFNDIYFNGELTSNVDPEKEGSVSYSAKADAYLFKDKYNAKENSIAISGYLNKKINTFNVGANLSASFNSVNDEVATKNHVANINPYIRFKGDNYNVTLGANLVSEFGDVSRFNVFPAVEADFALVPQYAHLFAGVNGGVKQGSLRGFAKENPYLNSGIDIQNTLEKLHVYGGIKGNAGANFGYKVKVFYKQIEGLPLFVNSADTVSNGGFVPYKFDVVYDGLGNKATHFGVEGEINIRLSQLVNLGGKINIDDYKVTTYEEAWSLPKFRFLANARFNISDKFFVDAELSTQGQTYALAYDYVDGTNRSATASKVTIPSFADFNAGAEYRIKKQLGVFVKANNIFGKEYERYLYYPRLGFNVIGGINFSF; the protein is encoded by the coding sequence ATGAAGAAGTTGCACAATACAACAGTGAAGAAATATACATTAGCAACCTTGTTACTGGGAGCTGGACTACCTTCCTTTGCACAAGAAACACCAAAGAAAGTCGACCCTGCAACACCAGTGACGATAGATTCTTTTGATGTCGTTCGTGACTATAAGCCTATTCTTGCTGATGCGGTAAAAATCCGTCGTAGCCCTGATATGACCAATAAAAGAGAGTATCAACCGAAGTTAAGCTACAATAATATAACAGATAAGAAGCTCGACATCAATACGGGTTTGAAAGAATTGAATGTAAAAGAATTACCTTTTTCTCAACCTGCAGATCAGACGAGTAATTATATCAAATTAGGTGTTGGTAATTTCAATACCATTTTAGGCGAAGCATACTTAGCTGTTGATAAATTTGAGAACACACGCTTTGGATTATTTGCTAAACACTTGAATCAAAAAGGAGATATCGAAGGACAAAAATTTTCTACGCAAGATATTGGTATTTTTGGTCGTCGCGTTTACCAACCTTTTACTTTAAATGGTACTTTGGGTTATAATCGTTACGCTACAAACTTTTACGGACAGGTGTTTGATCAAACAAACACAACGTTGTTGAATATGACACCAGAACAGCAAACGTTTAATGATATTTACTTTAATGGCGAATTGACTAGTAATGTTGATCCTGAAAAAGAAGGGTCAGTAAGTTACTCTGCTAAAGCAGATGCCTATTTATTCAAGGATAAGTATAATGCAAAAGAGAATTCCATAGCTATTTCGGGTTATCTGAACAAAAAAATAAATACATTCAATGTTGGTGCTAATTTAAGTGCGAGCTTTAATTCGGTAAACGATGAAGTAGCAACGAAAAATCATGTTGCGAATATCAATCCTTATATTCGATTTAAAGGAGATAACTACAATGTAACATTAGGCGCTAATTTGGTTTCTGAGTTTGGTGATGTTAGTCGTTTTAATGTGTTTCCAGCTGTAGAAGCTGATTTCGCTTTAGTTCCCCAATATGCACATTTATTTGCAGGAGTAAATGGAGGTGTGAAACAAGGTTCTCTTCGTGGATTTGCGAAAGAAAATCCATATTTAAATAGTGGTATTGACATTCAGAATACTCTTGAAAAACTACATGTATATGGTGGTATTAAAGGAAATGCAGGAGCCAACTTTGGTTATAAAGTAAAAGTGTTCTACAAACAGATCGAAGGACTTCCATTATTTGTCAATAGTGCTGATACAGTATCGAATGGAGGATTTGTACCTTATAAATTCGATGTTGTATACGATGGCTTAGGCAACAAAGCAACACATTTTGGTGTAGAAGGTGAAATCAATATTCGTTTATCACAATTGGTTAATCTTGGTGGAAAAATCAATATTGATGACTATAAAGTGACTACTTATGAGGAAGCTTGGTCATTGCCAAAATTCCGTTTCTTAGCCAATGCAAGATTCAATATATCAGATAAATTCTTTGTAGATGCTGAGTTGTCAACACAAGGTCAGACCTATGCATTAGCATATGATTACGTTGATGGAACCAATCGCTCAGCAACTGCTTCGAAAGTAACGATACCTTCTTTTGCAGATTTTAATGCAGGAGCAGAATACCGTATTAAAAAACAATTAGGTGTATTTGTAAAAGCAAATAATATCTTTGGAAAAGAATACGAACGTTATTTATATTATCCACGTTTAGGTTTTAACGTAATTGGTGGTATAAACTTTTCTTTTTAA
- the pyrR gene encoding bifunctional pyr operon transcriptional regulator/uracil phosphoribosyltransferase PyrR, translated as MKQSILLDGPKFQITIQRLCRQLIENHGDFSNTVIIGIQPRGTFLAKRIVKELEHMLGASILNGDLDITFYRDDFRRKGNDGPILANSTNINFIIEGKKVILMDDVLWTGRTIRSAMDAIQAFGRAERIELLVLVDRRFSRQIPIQPDYIGIQVDSIDSQKVIVNWQESENQDSITLVTEKK; from the coding sequence ATGAAACAATCGATTTTATTAGATGGACCAAAATTTCAGATCACCATTCAAAGACTATGTCGTCAATTGATTGAGAATCATGGTGATTTTTCAAATACCGTTATCATTGGTATACAGCCTCGAGGAACTTTCTTAGCCAAACGTATTGTCAAAGAATTGGAACACATGTTAGGCGCATCAATTTTAAATGGCGATTTGGATATTACATTTTATCGTGACGATTTTCGAAGAAAAGGTAACGATGGTCCCATTCTAGCTAATAGTACAAATATCAATTTTATAATAGAAGGTAAAAAGGTCATTTTAATGGATGACGTTCTTTGGACTGGTCGAACCATTCGTTCCGCGATGGATGCTATTCAAGCGTTTGGTCGTGCAGAGCGTATCGAATTGCTGGTATTGGTGGATCGCCGTTTCTCGAGGCAGATACCGATTCAACCGGATTATATCGGGATACAAGTTGATTCTATTGATTCACAAAAAGTAATTGTCAATTGGCAGGAGTCAGAGAATCAAGATAGCATCACGTTAGTAACTGAGAAGAAATAG
- a CDS encoding gluconate 2-dehydrogenase subunit 3 family protein, translating into MNRRESLKALGLIAAGTGLLAESCNSDNSKGAVAASPKDKLPGVQDFEYERTKALLEEKFFNEHEFATITVLADIIIPKDATSGSASDAGVPDFIEFIVKDLPDNKIPMRGGLKWLDVQCQKRYGQAFIKCKEKEQLAIVDDIAYPELAKPEMQQGVSFFSLMRNLTSSGFYTSEIGVKAIGFQGNTPGVWTGVPDDVLKQHGFDPTKFFG; encoded by the coding sequence ATGAACAGAAGAGAATCACTAAAAGCATTAGGTCTGATCGCTGCAGGAACTGGCCTATTGGCAGAATCATGTAACTCTGACAACAGTAAAGGCGCAGTGGCGGCATCTCCTAAGGATAAACTTCCAGGTGTTCAGGATTTTGAGTATGAACGTACAAAAGCACTGTTAGAAGAGAAATTTTTCAATGAACATGAATTTGCTACAATTACGGTTCTTGCAGATATCATTATACCAAAGGACGCCACTTCAGGAAGTGCTTCGGACGCTGGAGTACCAGATTTCATCGAGTTTATTGTCAAAGATCTACCAGATAACAAAATTCCAATGCGTGGCGGGTTAAAATGGTTGGATGTACAGTGTCAGAAAAGATATGGACAGGCTTTCATTAAGTGTAAAGAAAAAGAACAATTGGCTATCGTTGACGACATTGCTTATCCAGAACTAGCGAAACCTGAAATGCAACAAGGAGTATCGTTCTTCTCGTTGATGCGTAATTTAACATCTTCTGGATTTTATACCAGTGAAATTGGCGTGAAGGCGATAGGATTTCAAGGAAATACACCCGGCGTTTGGACAGGTGTTCCAGATGATGTTTTAAAACAACATGGCTTTGATCCTACGAAATTTTTTGGATAA
- a CDS encoding aspartate carbamoyltransferase catalytic subunit, giving the protein MSSTAEQLSTRHLLGIKDLNESDIQLILNTASNFKEILNRPIKKVPSLRDITIANVFFENSTRTRLSFELAEKRLSADIVNFAASSSSVSKGETLIDTVNNILAMKVDMIVMRHPYAGAGVFLSKHVNAQIVNAGDGAHEHPTQALLDSFSIRERYGDVAGRKVAIIGDITHSRVALSNILCLQKQGAEVMVCGPTTLIPKYISSLGVKVEYDLMKALNWCDVANMLRIQLERQDIAYFPSLREYSMLYGLNKQLLDSLDKEITIMHPGPINRGVEITSDVADSQHSIILDQVENGVAVRMAVLYLLAGQRG; this is encoded by the coding sequence ATGTCATCAACAGCTGAACAATTAAGTACACGTCATTTATTAGGAATAAAGGATTTGAATGAATCTGATATTCAATTGATTCTAAATACAGCAAGCAATTTTAAAGAAATATTAAACAGACCGATAAAAAAAGTTCCTTCTCTTCGTGATATCACGATTGCGAATGTCTTTTTTGAGAACTCTACACGCACGCGCTTATCATTTGAGTTGGCTGAGAAAAGGCTTTCTGCTGATATTGTTAATTTTGCTGCTTCATCATCTTCTGTGAGTAAAGGAGAGACATTAATCGATACTGTTAATAACATCTTAGCGATGAAGGTCGATATGATTGTGATGCGTCATCCCTATGCTGGAGCAGGCGTGTTTTTGAGTAAACATGTGAATGCACAGATTGTCAATGCCGGTGATGGAGCACATGAACATCCAACGCAAGCATTATTGGATTCGTTTTCCATTCGTGAACGTTATGGAGATGTAGCGGGACGCAAAGTCGCGATTATAGGCGATATCACGCACTCACGTGTGGCACTATCAAATATCCTATGTCTTCAAAAACAAGGAGCAGAAGTAATGGTTTGTGGGCCAACAACGTTGATCCCTAAATATATTTCATCTCTAGGCGTTAAAGTCGAATATGATTTGATGAAAGCGCTGAATTGGTGTGATGTGGCGAATATGTTGCGTATCCAGTTAGAAAGACAAGACATTGCTTATTTTCCTTCCTTACGTGAATATTCGATGTTATATGGGTTAAATAAACAGCTATTAGATTCCTTGGATAAAGAAATTACAATTATGCATCCAGGACCAATCAATAGAGGGGTGGAGATTACGTCCGATGTGGCCGATAGCCAACATTCGATTATATTAGATCAAGTCGAAAATGGAGTCGCAGTCCGTATGGCAGTTCTTTATTTATTAGCAGGACAGCGCGGGTAA